The following are encoded in a window of Sorex araneus isolate mSorAra2 chromosome 11, mSorAra2.pri, whole genome shotgun sequence genomic DNA:
- the LOC101546109 gene encoding ADP-ribose pyrophosphatase, mitochondrial-like has translation MSDSSRSAENPHVKARTSPYPGSRVERSQVPDDKVSWQVEWPEYNPVQYTAHSVMAGPGWADPPVGTSNFSPKFNEKDGPVERRSQNGLYQIEDGKPQNPAGRTGMVGRGLLGRWGPNHAADPILTRWKKDSKGNGTTHPESGRRILQFVAIKRKDCGEWAIPGGMVDPGEKISSTLKREFCEEALNSLQKSGAEKKELNKQLHKLFSQEHFVVYRGYVDDPRNTDNAWIETEAVNFHDETGEILDHLPLQAGDDAQKVKWVDINEKLELYASHSQFIQHVANVRGAHWSEKWEQ, from the coding sequence ATGTCAGATTCAAGTAGGTCTGCAGAGAACCCCCATGTGAAAGCCCGGACTTCTCCATACCCTGGTTCGAGAGTGGAGCGCAGCCAGGTGCCAGATGATAAAGTGAGCTGGCAGGTTGAATGGCCAGAGTACAACCCTGTCCAGTACACTGCCCACTCTGTCATGGCTGGGCCCGGATGGGCAGACCCCCCAGTGGGTACGAGCAATTTCTCTCCGAAATTCAATGAAAAGGACGGGCCTGTCGAGAGAAGAAGTCAGAACGGATTGTACCAGATCGAAGACGGTAAACCCCAAAATCCCGCAGGACGGACAGGAATGGTTGGCCGCGGGCTTCTGGGGCGCTGGGGTCCCAATCATGCCGCAGACCCCATCCTAACCAGGTGGAAAAAAGACAGCAAGGGGAATGGAACTACTCACCCTGAGTCTGGGAGACGCATCCTGCAATTTGTAGCCATCAAAAGGAAGGACTGTGGGGAATGGGCAATTCCCGGGGGCATGGTGGATCCTGGGGAGAAGATTAGTTCCACCTTGAAGAGAGAATTTTGTGAGGAAGCCTTGAACTCTTTGCAGAAATCCGGAGCAGAAAAGAAGGAGTTGAATAAACAACTGCACAAACTCTTCAGCCAGGAGCACTTTGTAGTCTATAGAGGCTATGTGGACGATCCTCGGAACACAGACAATGCATGGATAGAGACAGAGGCTGTAAACTTCCACGATGAAACGGGGGAAATCCTGGACCATCTTCCTCTGCAAGCTGGTGATGATGCCCAGAAAGTGAAATGGGTGGACATTAATGAAAAACTTGAACTTTATGCCAGTCACTCGCAGTTCATTCAACATGTGGCTAATGTTCGTGGTGCCCACTGGAGTGAGAAATGGGAACAATGA